A genomic window from Betta splendens chromosome 24, fBetSpl5.4, whole genome shotgun sequence includes:
- the LOC114849223 gene encoding DNA (cytosine-5)-methyltransferase 3A-like isoform X1: MHLISVKEVYSHLTELTAHFLLSSKWQTGEAEDRRTYSSPKTPKSLGTKASLNLIYMRHVTKKMTASPDSTVSAECEMATSDPCANAPPTPPEELEPSPSPRKKRGRRKLDQTEKNKDEPEDRNCDSPREGETGRLRRRPVPRVTFQAGDPYYISKRQREEWLSRWKKEAERRAYREAEISMMDDLSEADFQKEDEPASPAPPPSQQHTDPASPTVALTPEPVARGDPPTPSEIEYQDGRGFGIGTLVFGKLRGFSWWPGRIVSWWMSGRSRAADGTRWVMWFGDGKFSVVCVEKLMPLSSFCSAFHQPTYNKQSMYRKAIFEALQVASVRAGRPVPSCDASDDADGVEIQTRQMIEWAMTGFLPNGPQSLDPPEEEQNPYKEVYPEMWAEPEAAYTPPPAKKPRKNSAEKAKIREVIDEGTRERLIYEIKKKTRNIEDICISCGSLNVSLEHPLFVGAMCQGCKNSFLECAYQYDDDGYQSYCTICCGGREVLMCGNNNCCRCFCVECVDLLVGAGSAAAAINEDPWNCYMCGPRSTYGLLRRRDDWPCRLQHFFANNHEQDFEPAKLYPPVAAEKRKPIRVLSLFDGIATGLLVLKDLGIQVDKYVASEVCEDSITVGMVRHQGRIMYVGDVRNVTRKHIEEWGPFDLVIGGSPCNDLSIVNPARKGLYEGTGRLFFEFYRLLHEARPKPGDERPFFWLFENVVAMGVSDKRDISRFLECNPVMIDAKEVSAAHRARYFWGNLPGMSRPLAPMLNDKLDLQECLEHGRTAKFEKLRTITTRSNSVKQGKDEHFPVYMDNKEDILWCTEMERVFGFPVHYTDVSNMSRLARQRLLGRSWSVPVIRHLFSPLKEYFACY, from the exons ATGCACCTGATCTCAGTAAAGGAAGTCTACAGTCATCTCACAGAGCTGACTGCACACTTCCTGTTAAGCAGTAAATGGCAAACAGGCGAGGCTGAAGACCGTCGAACATATAGCAGTCCAAAGACACCCAAGAGTCTGGGGACCAAAGCGAGTCTGAATTTAATTTACATGCGGCATGTGACCAAAAAGATGACTGCGAGTCCAGATTCCACTGTTTCTGCTGAATGT GAGATGGCGACTTCTGATCCCTGTGCAAATGCCCCCCCAACGCCGCccgaggagctggagccctccccctctcctcgcAAGAAGCGCGGGCGTCGGAAACTAGACCAAACTGAGAAAAATAAAG ATGAGCCAGAGGATAGAAACTGCGACTCCCCAAGAGAG ggtgaGACCGGCAGGCTGCGGAGGAGGCCGGTCCCCAGAGTGACCTTCCAGGCCGGAGACCCGTACTACATCagcaagagacagagggaagaatGGCTGAGCCGCTGGAAGAAGGAG GCGGAGCGGCGGGCGTACAGAGAGGCTGAGATAAGCATGATGGACGACCTATCAGAGGCTGACTTCCAGAAAGAGGACGAGCCGGCCAGTCCGGCCCCTCCCccttcacagcagcacacagaccCCGCCTCGCCCACGGTCGCCTTGACGCCGGAGCCTGTTGCCAGAGGAGACCCGCCCACCCCGAGCGAGATCGAGTACCAG GATGGCCGGGGCTTCGGCATCGGGACGCTGGTGTTCGGGAAGCTGCGCGGCttctcctggtggcccggcagGATCGTCTCCTGGTGGATGAGCGGTCGGAGTCGAGCCGCCGACGGCACCCGCTGGGTCATGTGGTTTGGTGACGGCAAGTTCTCCGTG gtCTGTGTGGAGAAGCTGATGCCTCTGAGCTCGTTCTGCTCTGCCTTCCACCAGCCCACCTACAACAAGCAGTCCATGTACAGGAAAGCCATCTTTGAGGCTCTGCAG GTCGCCAGCGTTCGAGCGGGGAGGCCCGTTCCATCCTGTGATGCTAGCGATGATGCAGATGGGGTGGAGATCCAGACCAGACAGATGATTGAGTGGGCCATGACCGGCTTCTTGCCCAACGGCCCACAGTCACTGGACCCCCCAGAGG AGGAGCAAAATCCATACAAAGAGGTTTACCCTGAAATGTGGGCGGAGCCTGAGGCGGCGTACACGCCTCCACCGGCCAAGAAGCCTCGCAAGAACTCGGCCGAGAAAGCCAAGATCAGAGAGGTGATCGACGAGGGGACCCGAG aGAGGCTCATATACGAGATCAAAAAGAAGACCAGGAACATCGAAG ATATCTGTATCTCCTGTGGAAGCCTCAACGTCTCTCTGGAGCATCCTCTGTTTGTAGGAGCTATGTGCCAGGGATGCAAA AACTCATTCCTGGAGTGCGCCTACCAGTACGACGACGACGGCTACCAGTCCTACTGCACCATCTGCTGTGGAGGCAGGGAAGTGCTCATGTGTggcaacaacaactgctgcag gtgtttctgtgtggagtgtgtggatCTGTTGGTGGGCGCCGGCTCGGCAGCTGCAGCCATCAACGAGGACCCCTGGAACTGCTACATGTGTGGCCCCCGGAGCACGTACGGGTTGCTGCGACGCCGGGACGACTGGCCCTGCAGACTGCAGCACTTCTTTGCCAACAACCACGAACAGGACTTC GAGCCTGCTAAGTTATATCCTCCAGTGGCAGCAGAAAAGAGGAAACCAATCCGAGTCCTCTCCCTGTTTGACGGCATCGCCACAG gACTGCTGGTGCTGAAGGACTTGGGAATTCAGGTCGACAAGTACGTGGCGTCTGAGGTGTGTGAGGACTCCATCACCGTTGGGATGGTTCGTCACCAAGGACGCATCATGTATGTGGGGGACGTCCGCAACGTGACCCGCAAACAT ATTGAAGAGTGGGGACCTTTTGACCTGGTGATTGGAGGAAGCCCCTGCAACGACCTCTCCATTGTCAACCCAGCACGAAAAGGTCTTTATG AGGGAACTGGACGGTTGTTTTTCGAGTTTTACCGTCTGCTTCACGAGGCTCGACCGAAGCCCGGGGACGAGCGGCCGTTCTTCTGGCTCTTTGAGAACGTGGTCGCTATGGGAGTCAGCGACAAGCGGGACATCTCCCGCTTCTTGGAG TGTAACCCAGTGATGATCGATGCCAAGGAAGTCTCTGCCGCCCACCGAGCTCGCTACTTCTGGGGGAACCTGCCGGGCATGTCCAG ACCTTTGGCTCCGATGTTGAACGACAAGCTGGACCTACAGGAGTGTCTGGAACATGGGCGCACAGCCAAG TTTGAGAAGTTGCGTACGATAACGACACGCTCCAACTCTGTGAAGCAGGGGAAAGATGAGCATTTCCCTGTCTACATGGACAACAAGGAGGACATCCTGTGGTGCACAGAGATGGAGAG GGTGTTCGGTTTCCCCGTCCACTACACCGACGTGTCCAACATGAGTCGTCTGGccaggcagaggctgctgggccGCTCCTGGAGCGTGCCTGTCATCAGGCACCTCTTCTCCCCACTCAAGGAGTACTTCGCCTGCTACTAG
- the LOC114849223 gene encoding DNA (cytosine-5)-methyltransferase 3A-like isoform X7, which yields MTERKRAREEGLPLQSCHVRAAERRAYREAEISMMDDLSEADFQKEDEPASPAPPPSQQHTDPASPTVALTPEPVARGDPPTPSEIEYQDGRGFGIGTLVFGKLRGFSWWPGRIVSWWMSGRSRAADGTRWVMWFGDGKFSVVCVEKLMPLSSFCSAFHQPTYNKQSMYRKAIFEALQVASVRAGRPVPSCDASDDADGVEIQTRQMIEWAMTGFLPNGPQSLDPPEEEQNPYKEVYPEMWAEPEAAYTPPPAKKPRKNSAEKAKIREVIDEGTRERLIYEIKKKTRNIEDICISCGSLNVSLEHPLFVGAMCQGCKNSFLECAYQYDDDGYQSYCTICCGGREVLMCGNNNCCRCFCVECVDLLVGAGSAAAAINEDPWNCYMCGPRSTYGLLRRRDDWPCRLQHFFANNHEQDFEPAKLYPPVAAEKRKPIRVLSLFDGIATGLLVLKDLGIQVDKYVASEVCEDSITVGMVRHQGRIMYVGDVRNVTRKHIEEWGPFDLVIGGSPCNDLSIVNPARKGLYEGTGRLFFEFYRLLHEARPKPGDERPFFWLFENVVAMGVSDKRDISRFLECNPVMIDAKEVSAAHRARYFWGNLPGMSRPLAPMLNDKLDLQECLEHGRTAKFEKLRTITTRSNSVKQGKDEHFPVYMDNKEDILWCTEMERVFGFPVHYTDVSNMSRLARQRLLGRSWSVPVIRHLFSPLKEYFACY from the exons atgacagagaggaagagagccAGAGAGGAAGGGCTgccgctgcagagctgccaTGTCCGCGCT GCGGAGCGGCGGGCGTACAGAGAGGCTGAGATAAGCATGATGGACGACCTATCAGAGGCTGACTTCCAGAAAGAGGACGAGCCGGCCAGTCCGGCCCCTCCCccttcacagcagcacacagaccCCGCCTCGCCCACGGTCGCCTTGACGCCGGAGCCTGTTGCCAGAGGAGACCCGCCCACCCCGAGCGAGATCGAGTACCAG GATGGCCGGGGCTTCGGCATCGGGACGCTGGTGTTCGGGAAGCTGCGCGGCttctcctggtggcccggcagGATCGTCTCCTGGTGGATGAGCGGTCGGAGTCGAGCCGCCGACGGCACCCGCTGGGTCATGTGGTTTGGTGACGGCAAGTTCTCCGTG gtCTGTGTGGAGAAGCTGATGCCTCTGAGCTCGTTCTGCTCTGCCTTCCACCAGCCCACCTACAACAAGCAGTCCATGTACAGGAAAGCCATCTTTGAGGCTCTGCAG GTCGCCAGCGTTCGAGCGGGGAGGCCCGTTCCATCCTGTGATGCTAGCGATGATGCAGATGGGGTGGAGATCCAGACCAGACAGATGATTGAGTGGGCCATGACCGGCTTCTTGCCCAACGGCCCACAGTCACTGGACCCCCCAGAGG AGGAGCAAAATCCATACAAAGAGGTTTACCCTGAAATGTGGGCGGAGCCTGAGGCGGCGTACACGCCTCCACCGGCCAAGAAGCCTCGCAAGAACTCGGCCGAGAAAGCCAAGATCAGAGAGGTGATCGACGAGGGGACCCGAG aGAGGCTCATATACGAGATCAAAAAGAAGACCAGGAACATCGAAG ATATCTGTATCTCCTGTGGAAGCCTCAACGTCTCTCTGGAGCATCCTCTGTTTGTAGGAGCTATGTGCCAGGGATGCAAA AACTCATTCCTGGAGTGCGCCTACCAGTACGACGACGACGGCTACCAGTCCTACTGCACCATCTGCTGTGGAGGCAGGGAAGTGCTCATGTGTggcaacaacaactgctgcag gtgtttctgtgtggagtgtgtggatCTGTTGGTGGGCGCCGGCTCGGCAGCTGCAGCCATCAACGAGGACCCCTGGAACTGCTACATGTGTGGCCCCCGGAGCACGTACGGGTTGCTGCGACGCCGGGACGACTGGCCCTGCAGACTGCAGCACTTCTTTGCCAACAACCACGAACAGGACTTC GAGCCTGCTAAGTTATATCCTCCAGTGGCAGCAGAAAAGAGGAAACCAATCCGAGTCCTCTCCCTGTTTGACGGCATCGCCACAG gACTGCTGGTGCTGAAGGACTTGGGAATTCAGGTCGACAAGTACGTGGCGTCTGAGGTGTGTGAGGACTCCATCACCGTTGGGATGGTTCGTCACCAAGGACGCATCATGTATGTGGGGGACGTCCGCAACGTGACCCGCAAACAT ATTGAAGAGTGGGGACCTTTTGACCTGGTGATTGGAGGAAGCCCCTGCAACGACCTCTCCATTGTCAACCCAGCACGAAAAGGTCTTTATG AGGGAACTGGACGGTTGTTTTTCGAGTTTTACCGTCTGCTTCACGAGGCTCGACCGAAGCCCGGGGACGAGCGGCCGTTCTTCTGGCTCTTTGAGAACGTGGTCGCTATGGGAGTCAGCGACAAGCGGGACATCTCCCGCTTCTTGGAG TGTAACCCAGTGATGATCGATGCCAAGGAAGTCTCTGCCGCCCACCGAGCTCGCTACTTCTGGGGGAACCTGCCGGGCATGTCCAG ACCTTTGGCTCCGATGTTGAACGACAAGCTGGACCTACAGGAGTGTCTGGAACATGGGCGCACAGCCAAG TTTGAGAAGTTGCGTACGATAACGACACGCTCCAACTCTGTGAAGCAGGGGAAAGATGAGCATTTCCCTGTCTACATGGACAACAAGGAGGACATCCTGTGGTGCACAGAGATGGAGAG GGTGTTCGGTTTCCCCGTCCACTACACCGACGTGTCCAACATGAGTCGTCTGGccaggcagaggctgctgggccGCTCCTGGAGCGTGCCTGTCATCAGGCACCTCTTCTCCCCACTCAAGGAGTACTTCGCCTGCTACTAG
- the LOC114849223 gene encoding DNA (cytosine-5)-methyltransferase 3A-like isoform X6, producing the protein MPSNSPAANEPPQTPENDTSNDVSEDGAGQDSPEEATPASPLNKRRVGRPGRKRKQPLPAERRAYREAEISMMDDLSEADFQKEDEPASPAPPPSQQHTDPASPTVALTPEPVARGDPPTPSEIEYQDGRGFGIGTLVFGKLRGFSWWPGRIVSWWMSGRSRAADGTRWVMWFGDGKFSVVCVEKLMPLSSFCSAFHQPTYNKQSMYRKAIFEALQVASVRAGRPVPSCDASDDADGVEIQTRQMIEWAMTGFLPNGPQSLDPPEEEQNPYKEVYPEMWAEPEAAYTPPPAKKPRKNSAEKAKIREVIDEGTRERLIYEIKKKTRNIEDICISCGSLNVSLEHPLFVGAMCQGCKNSFLECAYQYDDDGYQSYCTICCGGREVLMCGNNNCCRCFCVECVDLLVGAGSAAAAINEDPWNCYMCGPRSTYGLLRRRDDWPCRLQHFFANNHEQDFEPAKLYPPVAAEKRKPIRVLSLFDGIATGLLVLKDLGIQVDKYVASEVCEDSITVGMVRHQGRIMYVGDVRNVTRKHIEEWGPFDLVIGGSPCNDLSIVNPARKGLYEGTGRLFFEFYRLLHEARPKPGDERPFFWLFENVVAMGVSDKRDISRFLECNPVMIDAKEVSAAHRARYFWGNLPGMSRPLAPMLNDKLDLQECLEHGRTAKFEKLRTITTRSNSVKQGKDEHFPVYMDNKEDILWCTEMERVFGFPVHYTDVSNMSRLARQRLLGRSWSVPVIRHLFSPLKEYFACY; encoded by the exons AGTGAAGATGGAGCAGGTCAGGACAGTCCAGAGGAGGCGACGCCAGCCAGTCCCCTCAACAAGCGCAGAGTGGGTCGCCCTGGCAGGAAACGCAAGCAGCCGCTTCCT GCGGAGCGGCGGGCGTACAGAGAGGCTGAGATAAGCATGATGGACGACCTATCAGAGGCTGACTTCCAGAAAGAGGACGAGCCGGCCAGTCCGGCCCCTCCCccttcacagcagcacacagaccCCGCCTCGCCCACGGTCGCCTTGACGCCGGAGCCTGTTGCCAGAGGAGACCCGCCCACCCCGAGCGAGATCGAGTACCAG GATGGCCGGGGCTTCGGCATCGGGACGCTGGTGTTCGGGAAGCTGCGCGGCttctcctggtggcccggcagGATCGTCTCCTGGTGGATGAGCGGTCGGAGTCGAGCCGCCGACGGCACCCGCTGGGTCATGTGGTTTGGTGACGGCAAGTTCTCCGTG gtCTGTGTGGAGAAGCTGATGCCTCTGAGCTCGTTCTGCTCTGCCTTCCACCAGCCCACCTACAACAAGCAGTCCATGTACAGGAAAGCCATCTTTGAGGCTCTGCAG GTCGCCAGCGTTCGAGCGGGGAGGCCCGTTCCATCCTGTGATGCTAGCGATGATGCAGATGGGGTGGAGATCCAGACCAGACAGATGATTGAGTGGGCCATGACCGGCTTCTTGCCCAACGGCCCACAGTCACTGGACCCCCCAGAGG AGGAGCAAAATCCATACAAAGAGGTTTACCCTGAAATGTGGGCGGAGCCTGAGGCGGCGTACACGCCTCCACCGGCCAAGAAGCCTCGCAAGAACTCGGCCGAGAAAGCCAAGATCAGAGAGGTGATCGACGAGGGGACCCGAG aGAGGCTCATATACGAGATCAAAAAGAAGACCAGGAACATCGAAG ATATCTGTATCTCCTGTGGAAGCCTCAACGTCTCTCTGGAGCATCCTCTGTTTGTAGGAGCTATGTGCCAGGGATGCAAA AACTCATTCCTGGAGTGCGCCTACCAGTACGACGACGACGGCTACCAGTCCTACTGCACCATCTGCTGTGGAGGCAGGGAAGTGCTCATGTGTggcaacaacaactgctgcag gtgtttctgtgtggagtgtgtggatCTGTTGGTGGGCGCCGGCTCGGCAGCTGCAGCCATCAACGAGGACCCCTGGAACTGCTACATGTGTGGCCCCCGGAGCACGTACGGGTTGCTGCGACGCCGGGACGACTGGCCCTGCAGACTGCAGCACTTCTTTGCCAACAACCACGAACAGGACTTC GAGCCTGCTAAGTTATATCCTCCAGTGGCAGCAGAAAAGAGGAAACCAATCCGAGTCCTCTCCCTGTTTGACGGCATCGCCACAG gACTGCTGGTGCTGAAGGACTTGGGAATTCAGGTCGACAAGTACGTGGCGTCTGAGGTGTGTGAGGACTCCATCACCGTTGGGATGGTTCGTCACCAAGGACGCATCATGTATGTGGGGGACGTCCGCAACGTGACCCGCAAACAT ATTGAAGAGTGGGGACCTTTTGACCTGGTGATTGGAGGAAGCCCCTGCAACGACCTCTCCATTGTCAACCCAGCACGAAAAGGTCTTTATG AGGGAACTGGACGGTTGTTTTTCGAGTTTTACCGTCTGCTTCACGAGGCTCGACCGAAGCCCGGGGACGAGCGGCCGTTCTTCTGGCTCTTTGAGAACGTGGTCGCTATGGGAGTCAGCGACAAGCGGGACATCTCCCGCTTCTTGGAG TGTAACCCAGTGATGATCGATGCCAAGGAAGTCTCTGCCGCCCACCGAGCTCGCTACTTCTGGGGGAACCTGCCGGGCATGTCCAG ACCTTTGGCTCCGATGTTGAACGACAAGCTGGACCTACAGGAGTGTCTGGAACATGGGCGCACAGCCAAG TTTGAGAAGTTGCGTACGATAACGACACGCTCCAACTCTGTGAAGCAGGGGAAAGATGAGCATTTCCCTGTCTACATGGACAACAAGGAGGACATCCTGTGGTGCACAGAGATGGAGAG GGTGTTCGGTTTCCCCGTCCACTACACCGACGTGTCCAACATGAGTCGTCTGGccaggcagaggctgctgggccGCTCCTGGAGCGTGCCTGTCATCAGGCACCTCTTCTCCCCACTCAAGGAGTACTTCGCCTGCTACTAG